CAGATGATCAGCAGGCCTCTGATGTTGCCATGGATGATGCAGAACAAATTGCCTCTACACTGCTAAACTCAAGATGTATGATTTGTTTCAAATAATGTTTTTGCCATGGTTAAATTGAACTATTTACATTGAAATGTCTAGTTTGACTGCTCCTGTTTTTACAATCTAATGACATAGGTCGTGCTCCAAGGAGGGGGGGCCGAAAAGTCACCATCAATACCAAACTTGTTAAGAAAAGGGCAAGAAGAGAAAGGCTAGATATTTCTTTTCCTCAACCATTTGGAAAAGTGTGTGGAAAGCATGCTAAATTATTTAAAAGTGAGGTTACCGTTATTGTAAGAAATCATGTGCCTCTGAAAGCCAAAAAATGGAAGACCATTGAAAAGCAACATCCTGGTACAATGGCTAATATTTGGAAGAAGTTGAAGGTTGTTAAATATGCTTATGTCAAcatattttacatatttttttttagttgcCAACATGGTAGTTTTGCTGATAGGATGCATTTCCTGAGCTACGCAACGAAGATGAAGATTGTGCTATGAAGCAGGTTGAAGAGCAGTATACTAATCGACGTTATCGTCTCCATTGCTTGCACCGTAACAAGAAACCAAGGCCAACCCATGTTTCACCAGAAGATTGGGCTTGGCTGATAAAACATGTGTGGACCGATGAGGATTTTCAGGTGcttattcttttttaatataattgtGCTTTGTTCCATGCATAATAATTGATATGCctgaaattttattatatagAAAAGAAGCAACCAGAATGCAGCTAACAGGGCAAAGCAGGAGATGGGCTCTAAAGTGGGAACTAAATCAATTGCTCAAATTGCACATGAACTGGTGAGAACAATATAGCCATTTGTCTTTCACTTTCTCCGTATTTTTGTTAATTGTACAGCTCATTTTCTCATTTACATGCAGAGAAACAAAGAGACGGGTGAATGGCCTACAGCAATGCAAGTTTGGAAAGCAACCTATCAAAAGGCTGATGGAACATGGTCTCTTCCTAATGGCGAACAAGTTCTGGTATATATCTTTACTTATGACAACTTGTTTTTTTAGATTTCGGCCTAAACTATATGATATGTGTCAATGTACCTTCTGAGTAGTACTGTTTTACCATTGGAAACGCTTCCATCTGCCCTATCTATATGATTCTTTTGCTTACTGTTGTTTTCACATTACAAATGATTCTATTACTCTAAACTTTCTACTTAACAAGTCCACCTCACAAGAAGTACATACTAAATGGGCTAGGTGAACTACTGAACTGTGTTGTTGCTAAATAATCAGTAAGtgatatcatttattttatattaggccctgtttgatctaatacttgcaaaaaaaactagaatagTAAGTGATTAAAAATCATAATTGTTGTACCTTGAAACCTTGTATGAGATGTTAGTTTGTTTATGCTtatacattttctttttataatatgTGTCAACAGTCTGAACTAAATGAAGTTGCTCAATCACAACAAGAAAAGATATGTTCTGCAGCAGTACCACTAGTAGAGCATTTTGCCTTGGTCCTTGGAAGAAAAGCGAACCATTCACGTGGTATGGGCTTACGTGCAATTAATGGAGTGGCTGAAGAAAGGATAAGGTTACTTGCACAAGTTGAGGCTGCTGAAAAGCATGCAGCTGCTGCCCAGGAGCGTGCTGATGCTGCTGAACAGCGAGCAGTAGCTATGGAAGACCAAGTCCGCAAATTGGATGAAACAAATGCCCAGTTGCAAGTAGAGCAACAATCTCAACGTGATGAGTTGAACTCCCAGAGAAGGACAGTAGAGGGACAAGCTACAGATGTTGAAAGAATGGTACAACAAAAACTTGATGAGCAAATGGCCATATATTTCTCACGCTTCGCTTCTTCCAATGGTGTTTCATCCTCACGATCTCCATCAGATGTAAGAAACAATAAAATatgactaatgttttgtttttcttgcaatGGCTTTTTAAGTACTGAaagctaaaaatatattttctcatattTACAGGACCATTAGAATGCATGAGGTTGATCTCCAGAAGTCTATTTAATCAAGCTGAAGACAGCCTAAGTCTATTTCACCGAATAATTTAGTATTAGTCCCATTTAAGTTTCTACTGGTTGCTTTAGTTCTCATCATGATCTTTATGTCAGCATTTCATGAGAAATTTTGAGCTTCTTGTTGAGTGCAACATTTGTTTGGTTGTAAGACTTCTGAATAAATATTTCAATATCATTGTTCCTGAATTTGGTTTAATTgagatgttattttttttaatggtgtTTGATGCGAaacaaaatttgtatttcattAATACAATTGTCACGGTGAAAAATAGTAGTGGTCCTGGGGGTATAAGTTCTTGTGATGAAAAATTGTCACACATCTTACGTggcctcacaaaaaaaaagattatttgtgataaaaaaattaacacgAACTATTCATTTGTGGCGTTAAACACATCACTATTAATCGTCCTAATCAACGGAAATGGTATAGAGGTGAGAAGAAATTTCACCACATAAAACATCAAAAGTGACAGTAACGCTGCCACAGATCTAACGGAAGTAGTGGCCATATAAATAATCACATTTCTAAATCACAACAGTGACAATTTTATAGTCATAATTATCTACTAAACGTGGCAATTTTTGGGGCCACCATAAAAATCTTAAGTGATGAAACTATCGCCACtattctaaacatatttgtgGCGGCGTATGTCGTCTCTGATGTAACTATTATCAGTGATAAATTTTACCATCactaatatttataaatatttgtggCGAACACAAAATCATCACTATGTTATTTGTGGCTCGATTATCAGTGGCGACTAGTGACAACTTCAGAATTGGCCACAGTCGCTTGCTTGTGATGAAAAGAACATTTTTTGTGTCAAAATTAATCATCACAAAAACAATTTTCCTTGTAGTGAACCAAGATCAATAGAAGACTTAATATATCTCAGTATCCTCTTAACTGCCATCCAATGCTGTAAAGTAGGACCATGCAAGAACTGACAAACTTTATTTACTGCAAATGAAATATCTGGCCTAGTCAGAGTCAAGTACTGCAAAGCTCCAACAATACTTCTATATTTAGTAGCATCTTGTTCTCCTAATACAGAACCACTGTGAGCTGACAATTTTTCTGTGGTAGACATAGGTGTAGCAACAGGCTTGCATCCTGACATACCAGCCCTTTTTAACAAGTCAGACGTATACTTTTCTTGAGTTAACAGAATGCCATCACATACCTTGTTAACCTCTATTCCCAGAAAGTAATGCAAATCACCTAGATCCTTCAAAGCAAAATCTTGCTTCAAGTCCTTTAACAATGCTTCTGCTGCACTTTGAGTTGAACTGCTACAATTATGTCATCCACATAAATAAATACAAAAATAGTAACACCTCCTTTACTATAAAAGAATAATGAAGTGTCAGCCTTTGATGCCTTGAAACCAAGGTCACACAACTTACTGCTTAACCTGGAATACCATGCTCGTGGTGCCTGTTTCAATCCATATAAAGCCTTATCTAATTTACAAACATAATCAGACTTACTCTTGTCTTCATATCCAGGTGGTTGTCTCATGTAAACCTCCTCTTCAAGCAAACCATGAAGAAAAGCATTCTGTACatcaagttgttgaagagaCCAACCCCCTAGATACAACAACTGACAAAATAGCTCTAATAGTAGCAGCCTTAACCACTGGACTAAAAGTATCTTCATAGTCAATACCATACCATTGTTTAAAGCCTTTCGCTACTAACCGAGCCTTATATCTATCCAGGCTACCATCagcttttcttttaattttatataccCACTTACAATCAATAATATTCCTATCATTATGCGGTGGAACTAAATGCCAGattttattattaatcaaggctgTAAATTAAGTATCGATGGCTTGCTTCCAATTTGGATCAGCTAAAGCTTCACTTAAACTTTGTGGTTCACCACTAGAAGAGGCTAAAAATTGTACCTTACTGTACCATCTGTATAGACTTTCTCCTTCCGTATTCCCCTCTGCAGCCGAGTCGTGGGTCTAGTCTGCTGATGCTGAACCTGCGTTGAGTCAGATTGATTATTTGTCACATCACCTGAACCAGCTGCCCTGCTACTGCCTGCGGATGTGCTAGTGTCGCCTGCCGTGGTATTGGCTGTTCCAGGAACAACAGCACCTATGTCAGGACCTGCACGACCTGCGCCTGCATCTGCAGAATCAGCGCTAGCACTGGCTGCATCAATTTCAACATCAGAAAGACCAGGAGAAAAATCATTGCCACCAGGTTCTGTGCTGCCATCATCAGAACCTGTGTCGCCACCACCATCAAGATTTTCTGTACCATGCACCGTATGATTTTCTGTACCATGCACAATATGTGAACCATTGTTTCCTGTTCCGTCTTCTGCTTCCTCCTGTGCAGATACAAACTCAACAGGAATATTAGAAGGATCATTAGACATATGACCATTGCCTTGCATACCCCCACTAGCAATTTCAGGATTCAacagtgtgtgtgtgggggggggggggggggggggcaagagTAGGATTTCTGATTTTAGTCTAGCTCCAGCATTAGACTGAAGTTTTgagaagggaaaatattttCATCAAAGACAACATCTCTAGAGATATAAACTCGGCCGGTTGCAATGTCAAGACACTTGAATCCTTTATGAATGTTGCTATAGCCAAGAAAAACACATTGCTTTGAGCGAAACTGAAGTTTACGAGTATTGTAGAGTCTAAGATTAGGCCAACAAGCACATCCAAAAGTTCTCAAGGAGGAATAATTTGGTTTTTGATTCAAGAGGCGCTCTAGAGGCGTAGAGTATTGTATAACTTTGCTAGGTGTGCGATTAATGAGATATGTGGCTGCAAGAAAAGCCTCATCCCAAAATTTAAGAGGCATAGAAGCATGAGCAAGTAAAGAGAGGCCAACTTCCATAATGTGTCTATGTTTGCGTTCAGCAGAACCATTTTGTTGGTGAGCATGGGGACATGAAACATGATGAGTGATTCCAATTTTGGTAAAAAAGGAATGCAATTTTTCATATTCTCCCCCCAGTCAGATTGCATAGTGATAATCTTGCGATTAAAAAGTCTCTCAACAAGTTGTTGAAAGTCATGAAATTTCTGAAGAACCTCAGATTTTTTCTTAAGCAAATAAATCCAAgtaaatttactaaaatcaTCTATGAAACTGACATAATATTTTTTGCCACCAACAGAGTCAGGAGCAGGACCCCAAACATCACAGAACACAAGCTCTAAAGGATTATTAGACACACTGAAGGACTTAGGCAGCGTTtgagagggtgagagagtgaGTTTGTTCgtttcgttttccgtgcgcacgtttcccaaactactaaacggtgcgttttttgcaaaaattttctataggaaagttgctttaaaaaatcatattaatccatttttgaaatttaaaatagttaatactcaattaaacatgagctaatagctcacctcgttttgcgtatcttcccaatctcctcaatccccttctcctcaaacacacccttaggatAGGGAAGTTGATGACTCTTTCCCTTTTGACAAGCATCACACACACCTAACTCATTAAGATCTCCTAAACATGGGAGATTATTATTGTTCACAACCTTTTGAACGATAGACAAAGATGGATGACCCAAACGACTATGCCACCTAGAAATAGTGGGTTTGATGACTCCAAAAACTTGCTTGGACGAAGATGACGACGATGGTGGTATGGGATAGAGAACGTTGCGGCAAGGCCCTCTAAGAAGAAGATTCCTCGTGACCTGATCCTTGATGGCAAAGAAGCGAGAGTGAACTTCAACAAAAGCATGATTATCAAGGGCTAAACGATGTGCAGAAAGAAGATTTTTCTTGGTCTTAGGGACATGCAAAACATTCTTAAGATATAAATTGCGCGTAGGGGTATGAATAACGGAATGGCCAATATGTTTAATGTCCATACCTGCACCACTTGCTGTGTATATTTGGTCCTTCCCGTTATACTTCTCCCGAGTTGTTAACTTGTCTAACTCTCCAGTAATGTGATCCGTAGCTCCGGTATCCACATACCAATTTGTATCCACGCCATATGAAGCTGCAGCAGCCATTTTATTTTCAGGAACAAAATTCTCATCGTACCTATACCAACAATCGGCGACGACGTGCCCTATTTTTCCACAGAGCTGGCAGATTGGACGCGGTTTGCcgcgaccaccaccacgcccTCCATTATTGTTGCCGCCGCGCCCTCCATTGCCACCGCTACGCCCGTCGCGATTGAAGGGGATGAAGCCGCCCCTTCCACCGCGCTTGGCGCTGTTGACGGAGGACTGGTGCGCCGCCGTATGCCGCAGCTTTTACCTTGACTCGAAGCTGAGGAGTTGAGAGTAAAGCTCGTGGAAGGAGACGACATCCGGTCTCCCAATAAGAGAGGAGACAACCGGTTCCCAATCGTCGTCGAGACCGGCAAGGATGTAGGACATCAACTCCTCGTCATTGAGTGGCTTGCTGGCAGATGTCATCTCGTCGGCAAGGACCTTCATCTTGCTGATGTAGTCCGAGACGCTAAGATCACCCTTCTGGGTCATCGCCAGTGCCAAGCGCGTGTTCAGGGACTGCGCGCGTGAATGGGAAGACAACATCTCGGTGATGGCCTTCCATACTTGAGCTGCAGTTTCCAAGTGAATAACCTGCGTGAGGATTTCCTTGGATAGGGTGGAGAGGAGGAACCCCAACACCTGCTAGTCTGCCACAATCCAGGTTTCAAACGCCGGATTTGCAGCCTTGACAGTAGCTTCTCCTTCTTTGGCGTCAATCACAGCCGGCGTAGCTTGTGTTGCGCCTGTGAGATACCCTTCCATACGCGCGCCGCGAATCACAGGGAGGATTTGTCCCTTCCATAGAAGGAAGTTCCTCCTGGTCAACTTCTCAGGAACGGCTTGACCGGAGAAAGGATTGCCGGCGCTGTTGGAGGAACTCGCCATGGCAGATGCGATCTGATCACGGCGATTTTagatgctctgataccataaaAGGTTTTGGGAAGCGTTATCACCTCTTGTCGAGGCCGCACGTATATATTGATTTGGTTGGAAACAGCCTCCAACGCGGCTTACACAAATATAGCAGGTTTCGGTTTTATCTCAACCGAATATCTCCTGATTACATGCATGATCGCATGCAGCATCACATACAAACTCCTTCCGGATATATCTCTATTCCTAACAGAGATAACATGAATCACAAGATGGATGTGTACATATTCCCTCTGATTCATAATGtaagatatttatttttttttctttccaaaacATCGTACAGTTACAGTAGACCCTCGTATAATGGGTACATCCTTATGGTGTAGAGGCCAACTTCATAATCCATTAACTCAAGAAGATACGCTGGCTTATTCTTTGAAGGTGTTCTGAACAACAAGCTGGCATATATTGAAATTAATAAATTCATTATAGACGCCTCAATGcatcggaataaaaaaaagtatttaaacTTCCTGACCTATTAACGCTATTTAGCAAATGGTATCATATTAGAATGGGCATATATATAGTATGGAGAAATCTAGAAAACAAGTAATCATATCATATTGAAATAGGCATGTAGTATGGAGACTTGCACGAGATAATTGTTGCTCAACTAGAAATTTTGTATGACTTGGGATAATGTGAGAAGTAGAGTTTTAAAATATTCGTGTTTGGCATGAGAAGAGTTTAATGGGAAATATAGGAGGATATAGCTTTGCACCCATAATTCCAAATTTGGAATAGATAGTTGGTGGTTAGTTATTTTTATCTCTTGGAGGTTTGTTAAACTCTTACCGAATTCAATGCCAACTAGAAAATAGACGCGCCGGTTGGCCCAATTAATAAAGCCTGCGGTATGTGCGTATTGTTGGTTCTCTTCGAGATGCATAAATTGgccattcttttttatttttcttcagatTTGAAGACTTTCCTCTTTACAATTAAAAGCAAAAAGACTGATAAAAAGATTACTGGAATAAAATTCACTCCTGTAACACGTGATAATAATACCTACTGGAGATCATTTAGTCGGGTGTATTTCACGAAATGAAGTGAAAGTGagttatgtaagatatatgcaTGTGGGTATCACATGGCCCAATCAAAGGCTAAATGTCACTTCAGTGAACAGCAAGTGCATTTATATGGGCCATGTCGTGTTCGCCGACAGCGTGGTGATGGATGAACAAAAGGTTCGCACAGCGAGGGAGTGACCGATGCCGTGCTCCTTATGGGTGGTACGTGGTTTTCTGCTACTACCGCAAGTTTATCCGGGACTACGGCGCCATCGCAGCTCCCCTCAGAGCCCTACTCAAGCTTGAAGCGTTCCGCTGGACACCGGAGGCTGACAAGGCGTTCGTCGCGCTCAAGAAGGCGATCTCCAATTACTGGATTTTGCCAAGGCATCATTGTCGAATGTGATGCTTCTGGCTCCAAGATCGGCACCATTCTCCACCAAGGCAAAGAACCGCTAGCGTTCTTCGGCAAGCCGCTGGCACCGCAACACGCTGGACTGGCAGCTTATGAACGCGAGCTCATCGGCCTTGTGCAAGCCATGCGACAGTGGCGAGCCTACCTCGAGGGACGCATGTTCACTGTGCGAATGGACCACTACAGCCTCAAGTTCCTGCTCGACCGGCGCCTCTCCATTGTCCCACAACATTAGCAAGCTCATGGGATTCAACTTCACCGTCGAATTTTGCCTAGACCGCATCAATGTAGTGGCAGACACACTCTCGCGCCACGAGGAGAACACTATAGCCGCGCTCAACGCGGTGACCCAGCCATCCTTCCATGTGTTCGACGATTTACACTGCGAGATCTACGACGACGCCATGCTGGCGCAGCTCTGGGACAATGTGGCAGGCGATCAAGGTCCGACATGGGTGTTCCATGACGACCTTCTCGTTTACAAGAAATGAGTCTTCGTCGTGGTGGCATCCCCTTCGCTGCCAGCCTTACTAGAGGCCACCCACGTGGGACATGAAGGGTTCAAACATATGCTTCACCGCCTTGGAGCAGATTTCGATATCCCGGGCACCAAGAAGATGGTTTAGGAACACGTCTGCATGTGCGCGGTTTGCTAGCGAAACAAATATGAGCACCTCCATCCAACTGGCTTGCTACAACTGCTGCCCGTACCGACCCATGGACTTCGTCGAAGGCCTCCCTCATGTCCACAGCAAGTCCGTCATCCTCACTGTCAACGATTGGTTCTCCAATTTTTCCCACTTCATCCCGTTAGGGCACTCGTACACGGCGACGTCGGTGGTGCAGGCGTTCTTCACCGAGGTGGTCCAAATTTATCTCATGCCCAACTCAATTGTGAGCAACCGTGATCTGGTGTTGACAAGCGCGTTCTGGCAAGAGCTCTTTCgcctggccagagtaaaactcaACCTCAGCTCGGCGTTCCACCCATATATCGAGCGACAGCCAATCGGAGGCAACAACCATGTCATTGGGTACCTGAGTTGTTTAACGGGGCATCGGCCTCGCCATTGGCTCTGTTGGCTTATGTGGGCGGAATTTTGCTTCAATTCGGCATATTAGTCGTCCCTCCGAACCACGCCGTTCCATGTCGTCTATGGACAGCAGCTGCCGGTTCTCAGAAGCTACGACCGCGGTTCTGCCCGAGTGCCGGCCATTGATCAAGCATTGGTGGATCACAATGAATTCCTCGCTGACATCCGCGAACGTCTTCTCCCAGCTTAGGACTACGCCAAGCTCTACTGATGACAAGCACCGTGATGTGGCATTTGGTGTGGGTGACTGGGTGTGGGTTCGCCTTCTACAGTGGTAAGCTGCTTCACTACCAGGATTTAGCTGGGCCAAGCTCTCGCCTAAGTTCTATGGACCATACAAGTTGTTGGCTCGTGTGGGTGATGTGGCCTATCATCTTCAACTATCGACGGACACTCGCATCCACGACGTGTTTCATGTTGGAGTTCTTAAGCCATTTCATGGTGCTCCGCCGGTGATAACTCCTTCTCTTCCGGCCATAAACAATGGTCGTGTGCTCCCAGTTCCGTGCAAGGTGTAGAATCATATGATGATTTAATCGTAATGATGAACAATTGTCAAAGGTAAGTGTTTATGAAAATACAGTGATGAGTTTTCGGACAGTGCATAGTGTGGGtgtctgtcagggttatggataccacatacctaatagtagtcgactaaatctcggcaggacccaccacataccatgtcctagatggaaacaacctacggatataagaggagttccagataaggaaagacaaccagagttctacatgaaaactacaaggactactcggattgtatccatattggtttccctagttcttcTTGGACAAGaagacacctatgggtataaatacaagaccccctaggaggagagagaacaCACCCACCATGGAAGAGACCCACAATGAATatacacggaacaatagatcaagacacaagatcaacatacaagccaacatacgccaagacaagacgccggatatcaaCTTCAaagataggcacggctagtcccctacggtgtctccgagTACTAATAGGAAAGACAttgcgctgtctctgatctcgccgggcacgaactcaaggaggaagactaccctgttgtcgactacgagtcagaccttcagaccgccatgtcgacaacagttagataggctaccccaaatattgtacttgtgtgattatggtgaataagagcaataccggcttcggtcaataggatgtagggttattacctgacaattcaggggcccgaacctgtataaaaatcctcgtctccatctcttttgcctcagtctcgcgtataccctagtaccaacgatccccatactatgcaaataccggaatcgcgacatcaaatgTCGACAGTGTCAGCACTGGATTGCCGGTCCGACTGGTTGGGTGCCACCAGTCAGGCCGGTGGTGTTGGAGTGGTCTAACCGGGTTGCCcaacggtcagaccggcagactACAGGTGGGAGTAGGTTTCGGGTTGTTTTCATGGAATTTTTAGATTGCTTCATGTTTACGacttctagatggtttctattTGTATGTGATATTGTTGTGTGCTgatgtgagtcaagttggtgcGAACTTGTACTTGGATATGGAGTTTCTTTGTTGTTcatgtgcaggtgttgcttgaggccATGGGAGTAtagccggtgatggatcgggactAGGCTTGGGGAAAGTTGAGGTTCGGACGGTCAAGGATATCACGCGGGATGCACGTAgtgttgtgtgcgtatggaaaGCGTGGTCAAATTTGGATTGGAGTATAAGTTTAGGAAGattggagtttgttgagtttgtttcttgtatggGAAGGTTTTCTCGGGGATTTCTTGTATGAGTTGGATTTGTGGCCAGGGGTAACCACGTTAtaggtataaatagagagggagggtgtggTCTCTCGGGATCAGTTCTTGAATGAGTTGAGTTGAaggaaaagttagggtttcaagtttagtcgagattttggtgaggagtgctgttggtgtaCTTT
The sequence above is drawn from the Oryza glaberrima chromosome 10, OglaRS2, whole genome shotgun sequence genome and encodes:
- the LOC127785794 gene encoding uncharacterized protein LOC127785794 — encoded protein: MGSKVGTKSIAQIAHELRNKETGEWPTAMQVWKATYQKADGTWSLPNGEQVLSELNEVAQSQQEKICSAAVPLVEHFALVLGRKANHSRGMGLRAINGVAEERIRLLAQVEAAEKHAAAAQERADAAEQRAVAMEDQVRKLDETNAQLQVEQQSQRDELNSQRRTVEGQATDVERMVQQKLDEQMAIYFSRFASSNGVSSSRSPSDVRNNKI